In Mangifera indica cultivar Alphonso chromosome 1, CATAS_Mindica_2.1, whole genome shotgun sequence, a single genomic region encodes these proteins:
- the LOC123224386 gene encoding WD40 repeat-containing protein HOS15-like isoform X2 yields MSSITSTLLNYLVFRYLQESGFTHAAFTLGYEAGINKCTIDGNLVPPGALVSFVQKGLQYLEMEANLSNSDVDMDEDISFLQPLDLITKNVCELRQMVKEKKKNVPGNKDKEKDVDREHEGERSRAKEKEKHDKDKEREREKEKIDKGKEREKLHEDHTGQEMPTNQEYKVNEKPGENGVPKGSEPMDISTTSACQSCEIPHSDVTILEGHTSEVCACAWSPTGSLLASGSGDSTARLWTIADGTCRSSAQNGPLNVLVLKHVKGRNNEKSKDVTTLDWNGEGTLLATGSYDGQARIWNTNGELKATLSKHKGPIFSLKWNKKGDYLLTGSCDKTAIVWDVKAEEWKQQFEFHAGPTLDVDWRNNVSFATSSTDNMIYVCKIGETRPIKIFAGHQGEVNCVKWDPTGSLLASCSDDVSAKIWNMKQDKYVHDLREHAKEIYTIRWSPTGPGTNNPNDQLVLASASFDSTVKLWDVELGKLLYSLNGHRDPVYSVAFSPNGEYLASGSLDKSLHIWSLKEGKIVKTFSGHGGIFEVCWNKEGDKIAACFANNTVCVLDFRM; encoded by the exons ATGTCCTCCATCACTTCAACTTTATTGAATTACCTCGTCTTTCGCTACTTACAGGAATCAG GATTTACGCACGCAGCTTTTACTTTAGGGTATGAGGCAGGTATTAACAAATGCACTATTGATGGAAATTTGGTTCCACCTGGTGCACTTGTTTCATTCGTGCAAAAGGGACTTCAGTACTTGGAGATGGAGGCAAACTTGAGTAAT AGTGATGTTGACATGGATGAGGATATTTCATTCTTACAACCACTCGATCTCATCACGAAAAATGTCTGTGAATTACGGCAAATGgtgaaggagaaaaagaagaatgtgCCAGGgaataaagataaagagaaagatgTTGATAGGGAGCATGAAGGAGAACGTTCACGTgcaaaagagaaggaaaaacaTGATAAGGATAAGGAACGTGAAagggagaaagaaaaaatagataagGGTAAGGAACGAGAGAAGCTGCATGAGGATCACACTGGTCAAGAAATGCCTACTAATCAAGAATACAAGGTTAATGAGAAACCTGGGGAAAATGGAGTTCCTAAAg GGTCTGAACCAATGGATATTTCAACAACGTCAGCATGCCAGTCCTGTGAAATTCCTCATTCTGATGTGACAATTTTGGAAGGACATACCTCTGAG GTTTGTGCTTGTGCATGGAGTCCAACAGGTTCACTTCTTGCATCTGG TTCTGGAGATTCGACAGCTCGTTTATGGACGATTGCTGATGGGACCTGTAGGTCGAGTGCACAGAATGgtcctttaaatgttttagtGCTGAAGCATGTAAAAGGAAGAAATAATGAGAAGAGCAAAGATGTCACAACACTTGATTGGAAT GGCGAGGGGACATTACTTGCTACTGGTTCATATGATGGCCAAGCAAGAATTTGGAATACAAATG GTGAGCTGAAGGCAACTTTGAGTAAACATAAAGGACccatattttctctaaaatgGAACAAGAAGGGTGATTATCTTCTCACTGGAAGCTGTGATAAAACTGCAATTGTTTGGGATGTAAAGGCAGAGGAATGGAAACAACAATTTGAATTCCATGCAG GTCCTACACTTGATGTTGACTGGCGCAACAATGTTTCATTTGCTACAAGCTCCACAGACAACATGATATATGTGTGTAAAATTGGCGAAACTCGCCCCATAAAAATTTTTGCTGGGCATCag GGGGAGGTCAATTGTGTCAAATGGGATCCAACAGGCTCATTGTTGGCCTCATGCTCTGATGATGTCTCTGCTAAG ATATGGAATATGAAGCAGGACAAGTATGTTCATGATTTGAGAGAGCATGCCAAG GAGATATATACCATCAGATGGAGTCCTACCGGACCAGGGACAAACAATCCTAATGATCAATTGGTTCTTGCAAG TGCATCATTTGACTCTACAGTAAAGCTCTGGGATGTAGAATTAGGGAAACTTCTCTACAGTTTGAATGGACACAG GGATCCTGTGTACTCAGTTGCATTTAGTCCAAATGGGGAGTATTTGGCTAGTGGATCTCTCGATAAATCATTGCACATCTGGTCCTTGAAGGAAGGAAAGATTGTAAAGACATTCAGTGGCCATGGGGGTATATTTGAAGTTTGTTGGAACAAGGAAGGTGACAAGATTGCTGCTTGTTTTGCCAACAATACAGTCTGTGTTTTGGACTTCAGAATGTGA
- the LOC123224386 gene encoding WD40 repeat-containing protein HOS15-like isoform X1, protein MSSITSTLLNYLVFRYLQESGFTHAAFTLGYEAGINKCTIDGNLVPPGALVSFVQKGLQYLEMEANLTCQSDVDMDEDISFLQPLDLITKNVCELRQMVKEKKKNVPGNKDKEKDVDREHEGERSRAKEKEKHDKDKEREREKEKIDKGKEREKLHEDHTGQEMPTNQEYKVNEKPGENGVPKGSEPMDISTTSACQSCEIPHSDVTILEGHTSEVCACAWSPTGSLLASGSGDSTARLWTIADGTCRSSAQNGPLNVLVLKHVKGRNNEKSKDVTTLDWNGEGTLLATGSYDGQARIWNTNGELKATLSKHKGPIFSLKWNKKGDYLLTGSCDKTAIVWDVKAEEWKQQFEFHAGPTLDVDWRNNVSFATSSTDNMIYVCKIGETRPIKIFAGHQGEVNCVKWDPTGSLLASCSDDVSAKIWNMKQDKYVHDLREHAKEIYTIRWSPTGPGTNNPNDQLVLASASFDSTVKLWDVELGKLLYSLNGHRDPVYSVAFSPNGEYLASGSLDKSLHIWSLKEGKIVKTFSGHGGIFEVCWNKEGDKIAACFANNTVCVLDFRM, encoded by the exons ATGTCCTCCATCACTTCAACTTTATTGAATTACCTCGTCTTTCGCTACTTACAGGAATCAG GATTTACGCACGCAGCTTTTACTTTAGGGTATGAGGCAGGTATTAACAAATGCACTATTGATGGAAATTTGGTTCCACCTGGTGCACTTGTTTCATTCGTGCAAAAGGGACTTCAGTACTTGGAGATGGAGGCAAACTTGA CTTGCCAGAGTGATGTTGACATGGATGAGGATATTTCATTCTTACAACCACTCGATCTCATCACGAAAAATGTCTGTGAATTACGGCAAATGgtgaaggagaaaaagaagaatgtgCCAGGgaataaagataaagagaaagatgTTGATAGGGAGCATGAAGGAGAACGTTCACGTgcaaaagagaaggaaaaacaTGATAAGGATAAGGAACGTGAAagggagaaagaaaaaatagataagGGTAAGGAACGAGAGAAGCTGCATGAGGATCACACTGGTCAAGAAATGCCTACTAATCAAGAATACAAGGTTAATGAGAAACCTGGGGAAAATGGAGTTCCTAAAg GGTCTGAACCAATGGATATTTCAACAACGTCAGCATGCCAGTCCTGTGAAATTCCTCATTCTGATGTGACAATTTTGGAAGGACATACCTCTGAG GTTTGTGCTTGTGCATGGAGTCCAACAGGTTCACTTCTTGCATCTGG TTCTGGAGATTCGACAGCTCGTTTATGGACGATTGCTGATGGGACCTGTAGGTCGAGTGCACAGAATGgtcctttaaatgttttagtGCTGAAGCATGTAAAAGGAAGAAATAATGAGAAGAGCAAAGATGTCACAACACTTGATTGGAAT GGCGAGGGGACATTACTTGCTACTGGTTCATATGATGGCCAAGCAAGAATTTGGAATACAAATG GTGAGCTGAAGGCAACTTTGAGTAAACATAAAGGACccatattttctctaaaatgGAACAAGAAGGGTGATTATCTTCTCACTGGAAGCTGTGATAAAACTGCAATTGTTTGGGATGTAAAGGCAGAGGAATGGAAACAACAATTTGAATTCCATGCAG GTCCTACACTTGATGTTGACTGGCGCAACAATGTTTCATTTGCTACAAGCTCCACAGACAACATGATATATGTGTGTAAAATTGGCGAAACTCGCCCCATAAAAATTTTTGCTGGGCATCag GGGGAGGTCAATTGTGTCAAATGGGATCCAACAGGCTCATTGTTGGCCTCATGCTCTGATGATGTCTCTGCTAAG ATATGGAATATGAAGCAGGACAAGTATGTTCATGATTTGAGAGAGCATGCCAAG GAGATATATACCATCAGATGGAGTCCTACCGGACCAGGGACAAACAATCCTAATGATCAATTGGTTCTTGCAAG TGCATCATTTGACTCTACAGTAAAGCTCTGGGATGTAGAATTAGGGAAACTTCTCTACAGTTTGAATGGACACAG GGATCCTGTGTACTCAGTTGCATTTAGTCCAAATGGGGAGTATTTGGCTAGTGGATCTCTCGATAAATCATTGCACATCTGGTCCTTGAAGGAAGGAAAGATTGTAAAGACATTCAGTGGCCATGGGGGTATATTTGAAGTTTGTTGGAACAAGGAAGGTGACAAGATTGCTGCTTGTTTTGCCAACAATACAGTCTGTGTTTTGGACTTCAGAATGTGA
- the LOC123224386 gene encoding WD40 repeat-containing protein HOS15-like isoform X4, translating into MDEDISFLQPLDLITKNVCELRQMVKEKKKNVPGNKDKEKDVDREHEGERSRAKEKEKHDKDKEREREKEKIDKGKEREKLHEDHTGQEMPTNQEYKVNEKPGENGVPKGSEPMDISTTSACQSCEIPHSDVTILEGHTSEVCACAWSPTGSLLASGSGDSTARLWTIADGTCRSSAQNGPLNVLVLKHVKGRNNEKSKDVTTLDWNGEGTLLATGSYDGQARIWNTNGELKATLSKHKGPIFSLKWNKKGDYLLTGSCDKTAIVWDVKAEEWKQQFEFHAGPTLDVDWRNNVSFATSSTDNMIYVCKIGETRPIKIFAGHQGEVNCVKWDPTGSLLASCSDDVSAKIWNMKQDKYVHDLREHAKEIYTIRWSPTGPGTNNPNDQLVLASASFDSTVKLWDVELGKLLYSLNGHRDPVYSVAFSPNGEYLASGSLDKSLHIWSLKEGKIVKTFSGHGGIFEVCWNKEGDKIAACFANNTVCVLDFRM; encoded by the exons ATGGATGAGGATATTTCATTCTTACAACCACTCGATCTCATCACGAAAAATGTCTGTGAATTACGGCAAATGgtgaaggagaaaaagaagaatgtgCCAGGgaataaagataaagagaaagatgTTGATAGGGAGCATGAAGGAGAACGTTCACGTgcaaaagagaaggaaaaacaTGATAAGGATAAGGAACGTGAAagggagaaagaaaaaatagataagGGTAAGGAACGAGAGAAGCTGCATGAGGATCACACTGGTCAAGAAATGCCTACTAATCAAGAATACAAGGTTAATGAGAAACCTGGGGAAAATGGAGTTCCTAAAg GGTCTGAACCAATGGATATTTCAACAACGTCAGCATGCCAGTCCTGTGAAATTCCTCATTCTGATGTGACAATTTTGGAAGGACATACCTCTGAG GTTTGTGCTTGTGCATGGAGTCCAACAGGTTCACTTCTTGCATCTGG TTCTGGAGATTCGACAGCTCGTTTATGGACGATTGCTGATGGGACCTGTAGGTCGAGTGCACAGAATGgtcctttaaatgttttagtGCTGAAGCATGTAAAAGGAAGAAATAATGAGAAGAGCAAAGATGTCACAACACTTGATTGGAAT GGCGAGGGGACATTACTTGCTACTGGTTCATATGATGGCCAAGCAAGAATTTGGAATACAAATG GTGAGCTGAAGGCAACTTTGAGTAAACATAAAGGACccatattttctctaaaatgGAACAAGAAGGGTGATTATCTTCTCACTGGAAGCTGTGATAAAACTGCAATTGTTTGGGATGTAAAGGCAGAGGAATGGAAACAACAATTTGAATTCCATGCAG GTCCTACACTTGATGTTGACTGGCGCAACAATGTTTCATTTGCTACAAGCTCCACAGACAACATGATATATGTGTGTAAAATTGGCGAAACTCGCCCCATAAAAATTTTTGCTGGGCATCag GGGGAGGTCAATTGTGTCAAATGGGATCCAACAGGCTCATTGTTGGCCTCATGCTCTGATGATGTCTCTGCTAAG ATATGGAATATGAAGCAGGACAAGTATGTTCATGATTTGAGAGAGCATGCCAAG GAGATATATACCATCAGATGGAGTCCTACCGGACCAGGGACAAACAATCCTAATGATCAATTGGTTCTTGCAAG TGCATCATTTGACTCTACAGTAAAGCTCTGGGATGTAGAATTAGGGAAACTTCTCTACAGTTTGAATGGACACAG GGATCCTGTGTACTCAGTTGCATTTAGTCCAAATGGGGAGTATTTGGCTAGTGGATCTCTCGATAAATCATTGCACATCTGGTCCTTGAAGGAAGGAAAGATTGTAAAGACATTCAGTGGCCATGGGGGTATATTTGAAGTTTGTTGGAACAAGGAAGGTGACAAGATTGCTGCTTGTTTTGCCAACAATACAGTCTGTGTTTTGGACTTCAGAATGTGA
- the LOC123224386 gene encoding WD40 repeat-containing protein HOS15-like isoform X3, giving the protein MSSITSTLLNYLVFRYLQESGFTHAAFTLGYEAGINKCTIDGNLVPPGALVSFVQKGLQYLEMEANLTCQSDVDMDEDISFLQPLDLITKNVCELRQMVKEKKKNVPGNKDKEKDVDREHEGERSRAKEKEKHDKDKEREREKEKIDKGKEREKLHEDHTGQEMPTNQEYKVNEKPGENGVPKGSEPMDISTTSACQSCEIPHSDVTILEGHTSEVCACAWSPTGSLLASGSGDSTARLWTIADGTCRSSAQNGPLNVLVLKHVKGRNNEKSKDVTTLDWNGEGTLLATGSYDGQARIWNTNGELKATLSKHKGPIFSLKWNKKGDYLLTGSCDKTAIVWDVKAEEWKQQFEFHAGPTLDVDWRNNVSFATSSTDNMIYVCKIGETRPIKIFAGHQGEVNCVKWDPTGSLLASCSDDVSAKIWNMKQDKYVHDLREHAKEIYTIRWSPTGPGTNNPNDQLVLARDPVYSVAFSPNGEYLASGSLDKSLHIWSLKEGKIVKTFSGHGGIFEVCWNKEGDKIAACFANNTVCVLDFRM; this is encoded by the exons ATGTCCTCCATCACTTCAACTTTATTGAATTACCTCGTCTTTCGCTACTTACAGGAATCAG GATTTACGCACGCAGCTTTTACTTTAGGGTATGAGGCAGGTATTAACAAATGCACTATTGATGGAAATTTGGTTCCACCTGGTGCACTTGTTTCATTCGTGCAAAAGGGACTTCAGTACTTGGAGATGGAGGCAAACTTGA CTTGCCAGAGTGATGTTGACATGGATGAGGATATTTCATTCTTACAACCACTCGATCTCATCACGAAAAATGTCTGTGAATTACGGCAAATGgtgaaggagaaaaagaagaatgtgCCAGGgaataaagataaagagaaagatgTTGATAGGGAGCATGAAGGAGAACGTTCACGTgcaaaagagaaggaaaaacaTGATAAGGATAAGGAACGTGAAagggagaaagaaaaaatagataagGGTAAGGAACGAGAGAAGCTGCATGAGGATCACACTGGTCAAGAAATGCCTACTAATCAAGAATACAAGGTTAATGAGAAACCTGGGGAAAATGGAGTTCCTAAAg GGTCTGAACCAATGGATATTTCAACAACGTCAGCATGCCAGTCCTGTGAAATTCCTCATTCTGATGTGACAATTTTGGAAGGACATACCTCTGAG GTTTGTGCTTGTGCATGGAGTCCAACAGGTTCACTTCTTGCATCTGG TTCTGGAGATTCGACAGCTCGTTTATGGACGATTGCTGATGGGACCTGTAGGTCGAGTGCACAGAATGgtcctttaaatgttttagtGCTGAAGCATGTAAAAGGAAGAAATAATGAGAAGAGCAAAGATGTCACAACACTTGATTGGAAT GGCGAGGGGACATTACTTGCTACTGGTTCATATGATGGCCAAGCAAGAATTTGGAATACAAATG GTGAGCTGAAGGCAACTTTGAGTAAACATAAAGGACccatattttctctaaaatgGAACAAGAAGGGTGATTATCTTCTCACTGGAAGCTGTGATAAAACTGCAATTGTTTGGGATGTAAAGGCAGAGGAATGGAAACAACAATTTGAATTCCATGCAG GTCCTACACTTGATGTTGACTGGCGCAACAATGTTTCATTTGCTACAAGCTCCACAGACAACATGATATATGTGTGTAAAATTGGCGAAACTCGCCCCATAAAAATTTTTGCTGGGCATCag GGGGAGGTCAATTGTGTCAAATGGGATCCAACAGGCTCATTGTTGGCCTCATGCTCTGATGATGTCTCTGCTAAG ATATGGAATATGAAGCAGGACAAGTATGTTCATGATTTGAGAGAGCATGCCAAG GAGATATATACCATCAGATGGAGTCCTACCGGACCAGGGACAAACAATCCTAATGATCAATTGGTTCTTGCAAG GGATCCTGTGTACTCAGTTGCATTTAGTCCAAATGGGGAGTATTTGGCTAGTGGATCTCTCGATAAATCATTGCACATCTGGTCCTTGAAGGAAGGAAAGATTGTAAAGACATTCAGTGGCCATGGGGGTATATTTGAAGTTTGTTGGAACAAGGAAGGTGACAAGATTGCTGCTTGTTTTGCCAACAATACAGTCTGTGTTTTGGACTTCAGAATGTGA
- the LOC123213042 gene encoding uncharacterized protein LOC123213042: protein MGHQKVAKPSRSDEVLDADQQLKISNQIRAQFDSLAPKRPTKPSRSEPDSTTDNPSAPVSTIHQNIPEFDKLRSLQSQSYGMYPVEGACTVTDEFVETHYYKELISIDKQHHTTGSGFIRVMKEGAEENGFNLELGNGLSHGNGNGAAFKSNPAKNDWIPSV, encoded by the exons ATGGGACACCAGAAGGTGGCAAAACCTAGCCGAAGCGACGAGGTCTTAGATGCAGACCAACAGCTGAAAATCTCCAATCAGATCAGGGCTCAGTTTGATTCCTTGGCCCCGAAACGACCCACCAAACCTAGCAGAAGCGAACCCGATTCAACAACGGACAACCCTTCTGCACCCGTGTCCACTATTCACCAAAACATCCCGGAGTTTGACAAACTTCGATCTCTTCAGTCTCAATCTTAT GGTATGTATCCAGTAGAGGGAGCCTGTACGGTGACAGATGAATTTGTGGAGACACACTACTACAAAGAGTTGATTTCTATTGACAAGCAGCACCACACG ACGGGAAGTGGATTTATCAGAGTGATGAAGGAAGGAGCTGAGGAAAATGGATTTAATCTTGAATTAGGAAATGGACTGTCACACGGGAATGGAAATGGAGCAGCATTCAAGAGCAACCCTGCAAAAAATGACTGGATTCCCAGTGTCTAG
- the LOC123195587 gene encoding UDP-glycosyltransferase 84B1-like: MDGEEEVHVLLVTLPKQGHINPMLRLAKRLVSKGLHAVLATTENERHRLLHFKASVTQQTNPPKTPTISLEFFSDGLSDEFDREKYLESSIESLQTIGSKNLSNLITKLKTKCNKISCIITNPFMPWVPGLAEEHGIPCAVLWIQASAVYFIYSNYFKHPYLFPSLDNPNDAVELPGMPMLLVKELPSFILPSSHICLTKLVSDFVQMLDKVKWILGNSFNELEKEIVGSMGSLQQIIPIGPLVPPFLLGEKEIIAASMDLCRPEDYCIEWLDKKPPSSVIYISFGSLIVMTQNQIDSIATALRKSCRQFLWVVKPPEKGCSKRSGEFPPGFLEDTKERGLVVKWCPQEKVLMHQAVACFMTHCGWNSTLETIATGVPVIAYPHWTDQSIDAKLLVDILKIGVGMKNEEDGTLSVDEVEKCIMEMTDKNTATEMKKRAIFFKEAAKKAVANGGSSDRNLDTFINEIQGKSF, translated from the coding sequence ATGGATGGTGAAGAAGAAGTTCATGTTCTGCTGGTGACACTTCCAAAGCAAGGGCATATTAACCCAATGCTCAGGCTCGCAAAACGCCTCGTATCAAAGGGCCTTCATGCAGTTCTTGCCACCACTGAAAATGAGCGTCACCGCTTGCTCCACTTCAAAGCCTCCGTCACTCAACAAACCAATCCCCCTAAAACCCCCACAATCAGCCTTGAGTTTTTCTCCGATGGACTTAGCGATGAATTCGATCGCGAAAAGTATCTCGAGTCTTCCATTGAATCCTTACAAACTATAGGGTCGAAGaatctttcaaatttaattaccAAACTCAAAAccaaatgcaataaaatttccTGTATAATTACCAACCCTTTTATGCCATGGGTGCCCGGACTTGCAGAAGAACATGGCATCCCTTGTGCAGTTCTCTGGATACAAGCTTCTGCAGTCTACTTCATTTACTCGAATTACTTTAAGCATCCGTATCTATTTCCATCGTTAGATAATCCAAACGACGCCGTGGAGTTGCCTGGTATGCCAATGCTACTAGTAAAGGAACTTCCTTCCTTTATCCTTCCTTCTAGCCATATATGTCTCACAAAATTGGTTTCAGATTTCGTTCAAATGTTAGATAAGGTGAAATGGATTCTGGGGAATTCATTCAACGAGCTAGAGAAGGAAATAGTTGGGTCAATGGGTTCACTACAGCAGATTATTCCTATCGGTCCGTTAGTGCCGCCATTTCTGCtaggagaaaaagaaatcatagCCGCTAGCATGGATTTGTGCAGGCCTGAAGATTATTGCATAGAATGGCTCGACAAGAAGCCACCTTCATCGGTTATTTACATATCATTTGGCAGTCTAATTGTAATGACTCAGAATCAAATCGACAGCATAGCAACGGCGTTAAGAAAAAGCTGTCGACAATTTCTCTGGGTTGTTAAACCTCCGGAGAAAGGTTGTTCGAAGAGAAGTGGTGAATTTCCACCTGGGTTCCTTGAAGACACAAAGGAAAGAGGATTGGTGGTAAAATGGTGTCCTCAAGAGAAAGTATTGATGCACCAGGCCGTGGCTTGCTTCATGACCCACTGTGGGTGGAATTCAACCCTAGAGACCATCGCAACTGGGGTGCCCGTCATTGCTTATCCACACTGGACAGATCAATCCATTGATGCAAAACTTTTGGTTGATATTCTGAAGATTGGTGTGGGgatgaaaaatgaagaagatggaACTCTTAGCGTAGATGAAGTGGAAAAGTGTATCATGGAGATGACTGATAAAAACACGGCAACAGAAATGAAGAAGAGGGCAATTTTTTTTAAGGAGGCTGCAAAGAAAGCCGTAGCGAATGGTGGTTCTTCAGATCGGAATCTGGATACTTTTATCAATGAAATACAAGGAAAATCATTCTAG
- the LOC123211119 gene encoding UDP-glycosyltransferase 84B2-like, which produces MDGEEVHVLLVTLAFQGHLNPMLRLSKRLVSKGLHVVLATTENERHRLVHFKASVTQQTKPPKTPTISLEFFSDGLSDEFDRDKYLESFVESLQTIGSKNLSNLITKLKTKCNKISCIITNPFMPWVPGLAEEHDIPCAVLWIQASAVYFIYSNYVKHPYLFPSLENPNDAVELPGMPMLLAKELPSFILPSSQICLRTIVSDFVQMLDKVKWILGNSFNELEKDIVRSMGSLPKIIPIGPLVLPSLQGEKEIIAASMDLCSPEDYCIEWLDKKPPSSVIYISFGSIIVMTQNQIDSIAMALKNSGQSFLWVVKPPKKGSSKESGELPPGFLEDTKERGLVVKWCSQEKVLMHQAVACFMTHCGWNSTLETIATGVPVIAYPHWTDQSIDAKLLVDVLKIGVKIRNEENGTLGVEEVERCIMEMSNETTATEMKKRAISLKEAAKKAVANGGSSDQNIDNFINEIKRKSF; this is translated from the coding sequence ATGGATGGTGAAGAAGTTCATGTTCTACTGGTGACACTAGCATTTCAAGGCCACCTTAACCCAATGCTCAGGCTCTCAAAACGCCTCGTATCAAAGGGCCTTCATGTAGTTCTTGCCACCACTGAAAATGAGCGTCACCGCTTGGTCCACTTCAAAGCCTCCGTAACTCAACAAACCAAACCCCCTAAAACCCCCACAATCAGCCTTGAGTTTTTCTCCGATGGACTTAGCGATGAATTTGATCGCGACAAGTATCTCGAGTCTTTCGTTGAATCCTTACAAACTATAGGGTCGAAGaatctttcaaatttaattaccAAACTCAAGAccaaatgcaataaaatttccTGTATAATTACCAACCCTTTTATGCCATGGGTGCCGGGACTTGCAGAAGAACATGACATCCCTTGTGCAGTGCTCTGGATACAAGCTTCTGCAGTCTACTTCATTTACTCGAATTACGTTAAGCATCCATATCTATTTCCATCGTTAGAAAACCCGAACGACGCCGTGGAGTTGCCTGGTATGCCGATGCTACTAGCAAAGGAACTTCCATCCTTCATCCTTCCTTCTAGTCAAATTTGTTTGAGGACAATTGTTTCAGATTTCGTTCAAATGTTAGATAAGGTCAAATGGATTCTTGGAAATTCATTCAACGAGCTAGAGAAGGATATAGTAAGGTCAATGGGTTCTCTACCTAAGATTATTCCTATCGGTCCATTAGTGCTGCCATCGCTtcaaggagaaaaagaaatcatagCCGCCAGCATGGATTTGTGCAGTCCTGAAGATTATTGCATAGAATGGCTCGACAAGAAGCCACCTTCATCGGTGATTTACATATCATTTGGCAGCATAATCGTAATGACACAGAATCAAATTGACAGCATAGCTATGGCGTTAAAAAACAGCGGTCAATCATTTCTTTGGGTTGTTAAACCTCCGAAGAAAGGTTCTTCCAAGGAAAGTGGAGAACTGCCACCTGGGTTCCTGGAAGACACAAAGGAAAGAGGTTTGGTAGTAAAATGGTGTTCTCAAGAGAAAGTATTGATGCACCAGGCTGTGGCTTGCTTCATGACCCATTGTGGGTGGAATTCAACCCTGGAGACCATCGCAACTGGGGTGCCCGTCATTGCTTATCCACACTGGACAGATCAGTCCATTGATGCAAAACTTTTGGTTGATGTTCTGAAGATTGGTGTGAAGataagaaatgaagaaaatggaACTCTTGGCGTAGAGGAAGTGGAAAGGTGTATAATGGAGATGAGTAATGAAACTACAGCAACAGAAATGAAGAAGAGGGCTATTTCTTTGAAGGAGGCAGCAAAGAAAGCCGTGGCGAATGGTGGTTCTTCAGATcagaatattgataattttatcaatgaaataaaaagaaaatctttctAG